One segment of Labrus mixtus chromosome 10, fLabMix1.1, whole genome shotgun sequence DNA contains the following:
- the taf7 gene encoding transcription initiation factor TFIID subunit 7: MKMTSKQKAGKVGSKSKEDAPYELESQFVLRLPSEYASTVRRIAQSSSMNMKDRLTIELHPDGRHGIVRVDRVPLACKLVDLPCMIESLKTVDKKTFYKTADVCQMLVCTLDGDLYPPLEEPTGTDPKSKKKDKDKDKKFIWNHGITCPLKNTRKRRFRKTAKKKYIESPDVEKEVKRLLSTDAEAVSVRWEIIAEDESKEADQHGSLANLDSSPGTSGHKMGHGSSAQRDELREIFNDISSSSEDEEDEGDRHEDEDLNIMDTEDDLVRQLQEKLNESDPAQNESDRNNQIVMEYQVQINSVKGKLQETRARKKQQEELIMKVENQALKNRFQALLDEIIQQEEREMEQLASLQEQLDSLIEK; the protein is encoded by the exons ATGAAGATGACATCTAAACAGAAAG CTGGGAAGGTCGGCTCCAAGAGTAAGGAGGACGCTCCTTATGAGCTGGAGAGCCAGTTTGTCCTGAGGCTTCCTTCG GAGTATGCCTCAACGGTAAGACGGATTGCCCAGTCTAGCAGTATGAACATGAAAGACAGACTCACCATTGAATTGCACC CTGATGGTCGACATGGCATAGTGAGAGTAGACCGTGTCCCTTTGGCCTGCAAGTTGGTCGATCTGCCCTGTATGATTGAGTCTCTGAAAACGGTGGACAAGAAGACATTTTACAAGACTGCTGATGTTTGCCAG ATGCTGGTGTGTACACTAGATGGAGACCTTTACCCTCCTTTAGAGGAGCCAACTGGCACCGACCCAAAGAGcaagaagaaagacaaagacaaggaCAAGAAATTCATTTGGAACCACGGCa TTACCTGCCCTCTGAAGAACACGCGCAAGAGAAGATTTCGGAAGACTgcgaaaaaaaag taCATTGAATCTCCAGACGTGGAAAAGGAAGTGAAGAGATTGTTGAGCACAGATGCGGAGGCTGTCAGTGTCC GGTGGGAGATCATAGCAGAAGATGAGTCCAAGGAAGCTGATCAGCACGGCTCTCTGGCCAACCTGGACTCGTCACCGGGCACCTCAGGACATAAGATGGGTCACGGTTCTTCTG CCCAGCGCGACGAACTGAGGGAGATCTTCAACGACATCAGCAGCTCCAGCGAGGACGAGGAAGACGAAGGGGACCGGCACGAGGACGAGGACCTGAACATCATGGACACAGAGGATGATCTGGTCCGACAGCTTCAAGAAAAACTCAACGAGTCTGATCCTGCACAGAATGAAAGCGACAGAAACAACCAGATAG TTATGGAGTATCAGGTGCAAATCAACAGCGTCAAGGGCAAGCTTCAGGAAACCCGTGCCCGCaagaaacagcaggaggagCTCATCATGAAAGTGGAAAACCAGGCCCTCAAA AACCGCTTCCAAGCTTTGTTGGACGAGATTattcagcaggaggagagagagatggagcag CTGGCCTCTCTGCAGGAGCAGCTGGACTCTCTGATAGAGAAgtga
- the LOC132982141 gene encoding aryl-hydrocarbon-interacting protein-like 1 produces the protein MEETYLLNHPGVKKKILAGGKGPLPHFPPGAKLVFHFQTLLDDFERTVIDDSRLACRPAEIFVGKMFKMEVWETLLMSMRIGEVSEFWCDAVHTGLYPIVSKGMRLIAQGKDPLEGQRHMCGMGNMFNYHTTGFPELDELMRTPQPLIFIMELLQVGDSMSYYRESWMMDKDEKLQAVPSLHMQGNALVTQRQFREAASKYKEAVLLLKTIQSREMPGDVDYINIGRMIIPLELNYCQCMLELEEYYEVIEHTTELLEKHKDCVKGYYKRAKAHAAVWNEKEARRDFHMVSNLDVTLASLVHRELKALSERMKEKYWEEKETYWNMLEKTENKKEDEEESEHDEEDEEVEGEGKQKDSESVNIEGEDKVEEEKEGSPSECTEVHNKELRGNKGTLTEDTGDKEEANTSEATSNVTDGKDWQQMLRLVMLLQKEGNFLIKEKTFEEASVKLKEALEYVDFLQNKQVDRQSEDWELLENVRLPLTLNLSQCMLELKLYQQVVELNTKLLKKHKGNFKAVYQRARAHAALCNEREARRDFEMVEKLDPQFKSFVRQELKKMGESLRTMHARQNKTYWDTTQEKWGPGGSKTKSAARKKKDTTSQKAPEEKTEADKKTENRELEDKESTEKPAPAETKAADDTEAEKNPDAKAEQSNKEPGPESGRASGEGLDNKNIERVMVHEDRQGAPDHRATEEDSDPEASGTGGDNVVSKRSALDKGRKKVKCQSSAAIGPSRTSQGNKGSSDEAGSGDTQSE, from the exons ATGGAGGAGACGTACCTGCTCAACCATCCAGGAGTCAAGAAGAAGATTCTGGCAGGAGGAAAGGGACCGCTGCCACACTTTCCACCTGGGGCAAAG CTGGTTTTCCATTTCCAGACACTGCTGGACGACTTTGAACGAACTGTAATTGATGACAGTCGATTGGCATGCAGGCCAGCAGAGATCTTTGTGGGAAAGATGTTCAAGATGGAAGTCTGGGAGACCTTGCTGATGTCCATGAGGATCGGAGAGGTGTCTGAGTTCTGGTGTGATGCCGTT CACACAGGTCTATACCCCATCGTTTCCAAGGGAATGAGGCTGATCGCTCAAGGGAAAGACCCTCTCGAGGGCCAGAGACACATGTGCGGCATGGGAAACATGTTTAACTATCACACCACTGGTTTCCCAGAGCTGGATGAGCTAATGAGAACTCCTCAACCGCTTATATTTATCATGGAGCTGTTACAG GTGGGAGACAGCATGTCCTACTACAGAGAGTCGTGGATGATGGACAAGGATGAGAAGCTGCAGGCTGTGCCAAGTCTCCACATGCAGGGCAATGCACTGGTCACTCAGAGACAATTCAGAGAGGCTGCCAGCAAGTACAAAGAGGCCGTCCTGCTGCTCAAAACAATCCAGTCGAGA gagatGCCAGGTGATGTGGACTACATTAATATAGGTCGAATGATCATCCCCCTGGAGTTGAACTACTGCCAGTGTATGTTGGAGCTGGAGGAGTATTATGAAGTTATTGAGCACACCACTGAACTGTTGGAGAAACACAAAG ACTGTGTGAAGGGCTACTACAAGAGAGCAAAGGCTCACGCTGCCGTGTGGAATGAAAAGGAAGCCCGGAGAGACTTCCACATGGTGTCCAACCTGGACGTCACTCTAGCCTCTCTTGTCCACCGAGAGCTGAAGGCCCTGTCAGAACGCATGAAGGAGAAGTAttgggaggagaaggagacatACTGGAACATGCTGGAGAAAACGGAGAACAAAAAGGAAGACGAGGAAGAGAGCGAGCATGATGAGGAGGACGAAGAGGTGGAGggtgaaggaaaacaaaaagacagtgAAAGCGTCAACATCGAGGGTGAAGACAaagtggaggaagaaaaagaaggatcTCCATCAGAATGTACAGAGGTCCATAACAAGGAGCTCAGGGGAAATAAGGGCACACTAACTGAGGACAcaggagacaaagaggaagcAAACACCTCTGAGGCTACCTCCAATGTAACAGACGGGAAGGACTGGCAGCAGATGTTAAGATTGGTCATGTTGCTGCAAAAAGAAGGAAACTTCCTCATTaaggaaaaaacatttgaagaggCGTCTGTAAAACTAAAGGAGGCATTAGAATATGTGGACTTCCTTCAGAATAAG CAGGTGGATCGACAGAGTGAAGACTGGGAGTTATTGGAGAACGTGCGCCTTCCGCTGACTCTCAACCTCAGCCAGTGCATGCTGGAGCTCAAACTTTACCAGCAGGTGGTGGAGCTCAACACCAAGCTGCTGAAGAAGCATAAAG GTAACTTTAAGGCGGTGTACCAGAGAGCACGAGCACATGCCGCTTTGTGCAACGAGCGTGAAGCGAGGCGGGACTTTGAAATGGTGGAGAAATTAGACCCCCAGTTTAAATCTTTCGTGCGGCAGGAACTGAAAAAGATGGGCGAGAGCCTACGCACCATGCATGCCCGCCAGAATAAGACTTACTGGGATACGACGCAGGAGAAGTGGGGGCCTGGTGGCAGCAAGACAAAGAGTGCtgcaagaaagaagaaagatacAACTTCACAGAAAGCCCCTGAAGAAAAAACTGAAGCTGacaagaagacagaaaacagagaactagaagacaAGGAAAGCACAGAGAAACCTGCCCCTGCTGAGACGAAGGCAGCAGATgacacagaggcagagaaaaaTCCAGATGCAAAAGCAGAGCAGAGTAATAAAGAGCCGGGCCCGGAGAGCGGGAgagcgagtggagaggggttagataataaaaatatagaGAGGGTCATGGTACACGAGGACAGGCAAGGTGCACCGGATCACCGAGCAACAGAGGAAGATAGTGATCCCGAGGCCAGCGGCACAGGCGGAGATAATGTAGTGAGCAAGAGATCAGCACTCGATAAGGGCAGGAAGAAGGTCAAATGCCAATCAAGTGCTGCAATAGGCCCGAGCAGAACAAGCCAGGGGAACAAAGGCAGCAGTGATGAGGCAGGAAGTGGTGACACTCAATCAGAGTAG